A part of Betaproteobacteria bacterium genomic DNA contains:
- a CDS encoding HIRAN domain-containing protein, with product MDASPAEQEYVFRYTRGALRARDIAGFVPLISFPRFDQRYESSELFPLFKNRVLDPARKDFVEYLNWLSLDPSKADPIEILSLTGGERQTDSLEVFPKVNRLPDGTFSCRFFLHGLRHVTTAAQERAKMLEVGERLQVAIEVNNPATRQAVQLQSRDCHLLGWAPRYLVSDLCKAISEQSAVDAIVTKINQINAPLARRILSCACNSGTTLMRRVSLEEVGLVAPDRLTSLEVGKGKTVDFPLLGNQSSERP from the coding sequence TTGGATGCATCCCCCGCAGAACAGGAGTATGTGTTTCGTTATACGCGCGGCGCGCTCCGTGCACGTGATATTGCCGGATTTGTGCCGCTAATCTCCTTTCCTCGTTTCGACCAGCGTTACGAATCAAGCGAGCTTTTTCCACTTTTCAAGAATCGAGTTCTTGATCCAGCTCGTAAGGATTTTGTGGAGTATTTAAATTGGCTTTCCCTCGATCCGTCCAAAGCCGATCCCATCGAGATCCTTAGCCTTACGGGCGGTGAGAGGCAAACTGATAGTCTAGAAGTGTTTCCTAAGGTAAATCGACTACCAGATGGAACATTCTCCTGTCGGTTCTTCTTGCATGGCTTACGCCACGTCACTACGGCTGCTCAGGAGCGGGCGAAGATGCTTGAAGTAGGCGAACGACTCCAAGTCGCCATTGAGGTAAACAACCCGGCGACAAGGCAAGCCGTACAACTTCAATCTAGGGACTGCCATTTGCTCGGGTGGGCGCCACGTTATCTCGTCTCAGACCTATGCAAAGCCATCTCCGAACAATCGGCGGTAGATGCCATCGTGACTAAGATTAATCAGATTAACGCTCCATTAGCCCGACGTATCTTGAGTTGCGCTTGTAATTCTGGGACAACCCTCATGAGGCGCGTCTCGTTAGAAGAAGTGGGTCTAGTCGCGCCAGACAGACTCACTTCTCTTGAGGTTGGTAAAGGCAAGACTGTTGACTTCCCGCTGCTCGGGAATCAATCGTCGGAGCGCCCTTAG
- a CDS encoding ClpXP protease specificity-enhancing factor — translation MKTTSTTPYLIRAIYEWCVDSGFTPYLAVRASERTKVPLEYVRNGEIVLNVSADATRDLTIGNELIQFSARFNGVSQEITVPVDAVAGIFAKENGQGLAFPEPAAELQPPDEATQADEPLRTIGPLLHRAGVRNCRS, via the coding sequence GTGAAGACGACGTCGACCACCCCGTATCTCATCCGTGCGATATACGAGTGGTGTGTCGACAGCGGCTTCACGCCCTACCTCGCCGTGCGCGCGTCCGAGCGCACGAAAGTGCCCTTGGAATACGTGCGCAACGGCGAGATCGTCCTGAATGTCAGTGCAGATGCCACACGCGATCTGACCATAGGCAACGAACTCATCCAGTTCTCCGCCCGCTTCAACGGCGTGTCGCAGGAAATCACCGTTCCGGTGGATGCGGTCGCAGGTATCTTCGCGAAAGAGAACGGCCAGGGTCTGGCGTTCCCTGAACCTGCCGCAGAACTTCAACCGCCCGACGAGGCAACTCAAGCAGACGAGCCCCTCCGGACGATCGGCCCACTCCTCCATCGAGCGGGCGTCCGAAACTGCAGGTCGTGA
- a CDS encoding glutathione S-transferase N-terminal domain-containing protein codes for MMTLYSGTTCPFSQRCRIVLYEKGMDFQIHDVDLFNKPEDLAVMNPYNRTPVLVERDLILYESNIINEYIDDRFPHPQLMPADPVMRARARLFLFRFENELFCNIEPLEKGNQKQADKARQAVRDSLTQIAPVFAKQKFMLGDEYSMLDVAIAPLLWRLDYYGIQVPKQAAPLLKYAERLFSRPAFIEALTPAEKVMRK; via the coding sequence ATGATGACCCTCTATTCCGGAACCACCTGCCCCTTCAGCCAGCGATGCCGCATCGTGCTGTACGAGAAGGGCATGGATTTCCAGATCCACGACGTGGATCTGTTCAACAAGCCGGAAGACCTGGCGGTGATGAATCCGTACAACCGGACACCCGTACTGGTGGAGCGCGACCTCATCCTGTACGAGTCGAACATCATCAACGAGTACATCGATGACCGCTTCCCGCACCCGCAGCTCATGCCGGCCGATCCCGTCATGCGCGCCCGGGCGCGGCTGTTCCTCTTCCGGTTCGAGAACGAGCTGTTCTGCAACATCGAGCCACTCGAAAAGGGCAACCAGAAGCAGGCCGACAAGGCCCGTCAGGCGGTCCGCGACAGCCTGACGCAGATTGCACCCGTGTTCGCGAAGCAGAAGTTCATGCTGGGCGACGAATACTCGATGCTGGACGTCGCCATCGCTCCGCTGCTGTGGCGGCTGGACTACTACGGTATCCAGGTCCCCAAACAGGCCGCGCCGCTGCTCAAGTACGCAGAGCGCCTGTTCAGCCGGCCGGCGTTCATCGAGGCGCTCACGCCTGCCGAGAAGGTGATGCGCAAGTGA
- a CDS encoding cytochrome c1 encodes MKALRTLLVGFLSLVPVLPAAAADHAVLDKAPIDNKDVSSLQRGAKLFVNYCLNCHSAAYMRYNRLGDLGLSEEQIKDNLMFASEKVGDQMVVGMNGKEAAKWFGAQPPDLSVIARSRGADWLYTYLRTFYRDETRPTGWNNVTFPNVGMPHVLWELQGQQELQHEGGDQKTEHGAHAAPKLVLAQPGSLGSKEYDAAVADLVNYLVFQGEPARAKRVQIGIMTLLFLGILFIPAYALKKDYWKDVH; translated from the coding sequence ATGAAAGCACTAAGAACACTGCTCGTCGGTTTTCTCTCGCTGGTGCCCGTACTGCCTGCAGCCGCTGCGGATCACGCGGTGCTCGACAAGGCACCCATCGACAACAAGGACGTTTCTTCGCTGCAGCGCGGCGCCAAGCTGTTCGTGAACTACTGCCTCAACTGCCACTCGGCCGCCTACATGCGCTACAACCGCCTGGGCGACCTCGGGCTGAGCGAGGAGCAGATCAAGGACAACCTGATGTTCGCGTCGGAAAAGGTGGGCGACCAGATGGTCGTCGGGATGAACGGCAAGGAAGCCGCGAAGTGGTTCGGCGCGCAACCTCCGGATCTTTCCGTGATCGCGCGGTCGCGCGGCGCCGACTGGCTGTACACCTATCTGCGCACGTTCTACCGCGACGAGACCCGCCCCACGGGGTGGAACAACGTGACGTTCCCCAATGTCGGCATGCCCCACGTCCTGTGGGAGTTGCAGGGCCAGCAGGAGTTGCAGCACGAAGGTGGCGATCAGAAGACGGAGCACGGCGCACACGCGGCGCCCAAGCTTGTCCTCGCTCAGCCAGGTTCCCTCGGATCCAAGGAATACGACGCGGCGGTCGCAGACCTCGTGAACTATCTCGTGTTCCAGGGCGAACCTGCACGCGCCAAGCGTGTTCAGATCGGCATCATGACCCTGCTCTTCCTCGGCATCCTGTTCATTCCGGCATATGCGTTGAAGAAGGACTACTGGAAGGACGTTCACTGA
- a CDS encoding cytochrome bc complex cytochrome b subunit: MSKTAALLQWIDDRFPLTSTYKAHLSEYYAPKNFNFWYFFGSLALLVLVIQILSGIFLTMHYKPDASSAFGSVEYIMRDVPWGWLVRYIHSTGASMFFVVVYLHMFRGLLYGSYRKPRELIWIFGMLIYLCLMAEAFFGYLLPWGQMSYWGAQVIVNLFGAVPFVGEDLAVWIRGDYVVSDATLNRFFAFHVIAIPLVLLGLVAAHLVALHEVGSNNPDGVEIKKKKDPKTGIPLDGIPFHPYYTVKDIVGVVVFLMVFSIIVFFLPEVGGYFLEDNNFIPADPMKTPPHIAPVWYFTPYYAMLRAVPSMFGAQFPGVVVMGAAVVILFLLPWLDRGKVKSIRYRGPKFKAALVVFSVSFVVLGWLGVNPTDFLGKVGSSDLDTATLLARIFTVVYFLFFLAMPWYTASDKEKPEPDRVTG; this comes from the coding sequence ATGAGCAAGACGGCCGCCCTGCTGCAGTGGATCGACGACCGCTTTCCTCTCACGTCGACCTACAAGGCGCACCTTTCCGAGTACTACGCCCCGAAGAACTTCAACTTCTGGTACTTCTTCGGTTCGCTCGCTCTGCTGGTGCTGGTGATCCAGATCCTCTCCGGGATCTTCCTCACGATGCACTACAAGCCCGACGCCAGCTCGGCGTTCGGATCGGTCGAATACATCATGCGGGACGTCCCCTGGGGATGGCTTGTCCGATACATCCACTCGACCGGCGCCTCGATGTTCTTCGTCGTGGTGTACCTCCACATGTTCCGCGGACTGCTGTACGGCTCCTATCGCAAGCCGCGCGAACTCATCTGGATCTTCGGGATGCTGATCTACCTCTGTCTCATGGCAGAGGCGTTCTTCGGTTATCTGCTTCCCTGGGGCCAGATGTCGTACTGGGGTGCGCAAGTCATCGTGAACCTCTTCGGCGCCGTTCCGTTCGTGGGTGAGGACCTCGCCGTGTGGATCCGGGGCGACTACGTCGTCTCCGACGCCACGCTGAACCGGTTCTTCGCGTTCCATGTGATTGCCATTCCGCTGGTTCTGCTGGGACTGGTGGCGGCTCACCTGGTGGCGCTGCATGAAGTGGGGTCCAACAACCCCGACGGTGTGGAGATCAAGAAGAAGAAGGACCCCAAGACCGGCATTCCGCTCGACGGCATCCCGTTCCACCCGTACTACACGGTCAAGGACATCGTGGGAGTGGTCGTCTTCCTGATGGTATTCAGTATCATCGTCTTCTTCCTGCCCGAGGTCGGCGGATACTTCCTGGAAGACAACAACTTCATCCCGGCCGACCCGATGAAGACGCCGCCGCACATCGCCCCGGTGTGGTACTTCACGCCGTATTACGCGATGCTTCGCGCCGTCCCGTCCATGTTCGGTGCGCAGTTCCCGGGCGTGGTGGTGATGGGCGCAGCGGTCGTGATCTTATTCCTTCTACCGTGGCTCGACCGCGGCAAGGTGAAATCGATCCGCTACCGCGGGCCGAAATTCAAGGCCGCTCTGGTCGTCTTCTCGGTCAGCTTCGTCGTCCTCGGCTGGCTGGGCGTGAATCCCACGGACTTCCTCGGCAAGGTCGGATCCTCGGACCTCGACACGGCCACGCTGCTGGCGCGCATCTTCACCGTCGTCTACTTCCTCTTCTTCCTTGCGATGCCCTGGTACACCGCCAGCGACAAGGAGAAGCCCGAACCCGATCGCGTGACGGGGTAA
- the petA gene encoding ubiquinol-cytochrome c reductase iron-sulfur subunit yields the protein MAQNSAPDSSKRRLLLGATSAVGAVGAVFVATPFLTSMAPSARARAAGAPVEVDISKLEPGMMITVEWRGRPVWIIHRTKEMIDALPKAVEKVADPESNQPQQPEYAKNATRSLKPDIAVIVGICTHLGCSPTAKMKIGPESDMGDDWPGGFYCPCHGSKFDLAGRVFKGMPAPINLAVPPHTYLTDTRLVVGQDKKGA from the coding sequence ATGGCGCAGAATTCAGCACCTGACAGCAGCAAGCGGCGACTACTACTGGGTGCCACCAGTGCAGTCGGTGCCGTCGGGGCGGTTTTCGTGGCAACCCCCTTCCTGACCAGCATGGCTCCGAGTGCGCGAGCCCGCGCAGCCGGTGCTCCCGTGGAAGTCGACATCTCCAAGCTCGAGCCGGGGATGATGATCACGGTGGAGTGGCGCGGACGACCGGTCTGGATCATCCATCGAACCAAGGAAATGATCGACGCCCTGCCCAAGGCCGTCGAGAAGGTGGCCGATCCCGAGTCGAATCAGCCGCAGCAGCCCGAGTACGCCAAGAACGCAACGCGCTCGCTGAAACCGGACATCGCGGTGATCGTGGGCATCTGTACGCACCTGGGCTGTTCTCCGACGGCCAAGATGAAGATCGGGCCCGAGAGCGACATGGGTGACGACTGGCCGGGCGGGTTCTATTGCCCTTGCCACGGGTCCAAGTTCGATCTCGCCGGCCGCGTCTTCAAGGGCATGCCTGCCCCGATCAACCTGGCCGTGCCGCCCCACACCTACCTGACCGACACTCGGCTTGTCGTCGGCCAAGACAAGAAAGGAGCGTGA
- a CDS encoding OsmC family protein has product MKVRVKWVENVTFLGETESSHAIVMDGSPEGGGRNLGPRPMETLLAGAGGCTAYDVVTMLRKSRQQIEDVAVEMDAQRAAEDPKVFTRIHLHFVVKGRNIRREAVERAIELSATKYCSASIMLGKTAEITHDFEIQETSDAPATGG; this is encoded by the coding sequence ATGAAGGTGAGAGTGAAGTGGGTGGAGAACGTCACGTTTCTCGGCGAGACCGAGAGCAGTCACGCCATCGTGATGGATGGATCACCCGAGGGCGGCGGCCGCAATCTGGGTCCGCGTCCCATGGAAACGCTGCTCGCAGGAGCGGGAGGCTGCACCGCGTACGACGTCGTGACGATGCTGCGCAAGTCACGCCAGCAGATCGAGGATGTCGCGGTCGAGATGGATGCGCAGCGCGCGGCGGAGGATCCGAAGGTGTTCACGCGCATTCACCTGCATTTCGTGGTCAAGGGCCGGAACATTCGCCGGGAAGCCGTGGAGAGGGCGATCGAACTGTCGGCCACCAAGTACTGTTCTGCTTCGATCATGCTGGGCAAGACCGCCGAAATCACGCACGACTTCGAGATTCAGGAGACGTCCGACGCCCCGGCGACCGGGGGCTGA
- the coq7 gene encoding 2-polyprenyl-3-methyl-6-methoxy-1,4-benzoquinone monooxygenase — MSNTSPEGSRRLSPLDHLIVSLDRGLRTIAAAATSAGPHPDDDVAEADLSDAERHLSGALMRVNHTGEVCAQALYQGQALTARDGHVRALLEAAAREETDHLAWTERRIDETGSHRSVLNPLFYAGSFALGALSGLAGDRWNLGFLAETERQVEGHIEGHLGRLPAADAKSRAILERMRQDEARHARTALDNGGEPFPAPLKVAMKLASSVMTSTAFRI, encoded by the coding sequence ATGAGCAACACCTCGCCGGAAGGTTCCCGCAGGCTTTCTCCGCTCGATCATCTGATCGTGTCCCTGGACCGCGGACTTCGGACGATCGCGGCTGCCGCGACTTCGGCGGGACCGCATCCGGATGATGACGTGGCGGAAGCGGACCTGTCCGACGCCGAAAGGCACCTCTCAGGTGCGCTGATGCGAGTGAATCACACGGGCGAAGTGTGTGCTCAGGCCCTCTATCAGGGCCAGGCCCTGACGGCTCGCGACGGGCACGTCCGCGCCCTGCTCGAGGCCGCCGCCCGGGAAGAGACCGATCACCTTGCGTGGACCGAGCGGCGCATCGACGAGACCGGGTCGCACAGGAGCGTGCTGAATCCGCTGTTCTACGCCGGATCCTTCGCGTTGGGAGCACTTTCCGGACTCGCCGGAGATCGATGGAATCTCGGTTTCCTGGCCGAGACGGAGCGGCAAGTGGAAGGGCACATCGAAGGTCACCTGGGACGGTTGCCGGCGGCCGACGCGAAGAGCCGGGCCATCCTGGAAAGAATGCGCCAGGACGAAGCGAGGCACGCCCGGACGGCACTGGACAACGGCGGAGAGCCGTTTCCGGCCCCGCTCAAGGTCGCGATGAAGCTTGCGTCCAGTGTCATGACGAGCACGGCCTTCAGGATCTAG
- a CDS encoding sulfurtransferase TusA family protein — protein sequence MSEQPVPHDFDLDARGLNCPLPILRTKKALNTMTSGQVLKVLATDPGSVRDFQAFCRQTGNMLLDANEASGEFSFLLRKK from the coding sequence ATGAGCGAACAACCAGTACCGCACGATTTCGACCTGGATGCCCGGGGACTCAACTGTCCACTGCCGATCCTGCGAACCAAGAAGGCACTCAACACCATGACCTCCGGCCAGGTGCTGAAGGTCCTCGCCACGGACCCGGGTTCGGTCCGCGATTTTCAGGCATTCTGCAGGCAGACCGGCAACATGCTGCTGGATGCCAACGAGGCCTCGGGCGAGTTCAGTTTTCTGCTGCGCAAGAAATGA
- a CDS encoding protein kinase: MDRIGKYQVVKELGRGATSEVYLAKDPFGDRLVAIKLVKAEVLGDKDYGRRFQRLFLTEASLAGKLQHPHIVGIYDAVADEDGSYIVMEYVDGSTLEEFCRVDNLLPIPRILELVFKCSKALDYAHRLGIIHRDIKPANILLAAEGEIKISDFGAALSLGAETTQVTGVGSPAYMSPEQVRDQQLNHQTDIFSLGVVLYQLLTGRLPFKATNNFSMVYQIINVDPPPPSLHRPEIPTAVDSIVKKALQKSVERRYETWSDFSAALASVFNHLQPMPELVPETEKFNTLRNLSFFHGFSDIELWQVVRISHWSRHAGGTPVIREGDAGRSFFILASGEVQVTKQGKLLTVLQAGECFGEMSYLGTRDFQRSATVTALTDITLIEITDDALAESTESCRNRFNAAFLELLVSRLEEANIRVSQLLMERNIAVH; encoded by the coding sequence ATGGATCGCATCGGAAAATATCAGGTGGTCAAGGAGCTGGGCCGCGGTGCCACCAGCGAGGTCTACCTCGCCAAGGACCCGTTCGGTGACCGCCTCGTCGCCATCAAGCTCGTCAAGGCCGAGGTGCTCGGGGACAAGGACTACGGCCGCCGCTTCCAGCGTCTGTTTCTGACCGAGGCATCGCTTGCCGGGAAGCTGCAGCATCCACATATCGTCGGTATCTACGACGCCGTCGCGGACGAGGACGGCAGCTACATCGTGATGGAGTACGTGGACGGGTCCACGCTGGAGGAATTCTGCCGCGTCGACAACCTGCTGCCGATCCCGCGAATTCTCGAACTGGTCTTCAAGTGCAGCAAGGCGCTCGACTACGCGCACCGCCTGGGCATCATCCACCGCGACATCAAGCCTGCCAACATCCTCCTGGCCGCAGAGGGAGAGATCAAGATCTCCGATTTCGGCGCCGCCCTGTCGCTAGGCGCCGAAACCACGCAGGTGACGGGCGTGGGGTCCCCCGCTTACATGTCTCCCGAACAGGTGCGCGATCAGCAGCTCAATCACCAGACCGACATCTTCTCGCTGGGGGTCGTGCTGTACCAGTTGCTGACGGGGCGCCTGCCGTTCAAGGCCACCAACAATTTCAGCATGGTGTATCAGATCATCAACGTCGACCCGCCGCCGCCGTCCCTCCACCGGCCCGAAATCCCCACGGCAGTCGACTCCATCGTCAAGAAGGCACTGCAGAAGAGCGTGGAGAGGCGCTACGAGACCTGGAGCGACTTCTCAGCCGCGCTGGCCAGCGTTTTCAATCATCTTCAGCCGATGCCTGAACTCGTGCCCGAGACCGAGAAGTTCAACACCCTCCGCAATCTCTCGTTCTTCCACGGCTTCTCGGACATCGAACTGTGGCAGGTCGTGAGGATTTCCCATTGGTCGCGGCACGCCGGGGGGACTCCCGTGATTCGCGAGGGGGATGCCGGCCGTTCCTTCTTCATCCTCGCATCGGGCGAGGTGCAGGTGACCAAGCAGGGAAAGCTGCTTACGGTGCTGCAGGCGGGAGAGTGCTTCGGCGAGATGAGCTACCTGGGCACACGCGATTTCCAGCGTTCGGCGACCGTCACGGCGCTGACGGACATCACGCTGATCGAGATCACCGATGATGCGTTGGCCGAGTCGACGGAGTCCTGTCGCAACCGGTTCAATGCCGCCTTTCTGGAACTGCTGGTGAGCCGCCTCGAGGAGGCGAACATCCGGGTCTCCCAACTGCTGATGGAAAGGAACATCGCGGTACACTGA
- a CDS encoding M48 family metallopeptidase, which translates to MRVLLTTVALAVSLTCAQANELPELGDASAATLSPAQERAIGYNVMRQIRASPAYLDDAEIKDYLDGLGYRLVAVSPDSRQDFSFFALLDNAVNAFALPGGFIGVHSALLLTSQSESELAAVLSHEIAHVTQRHIARLIAAQQRQGLASMAAIAVAILAARSNPQAAAGAIAAAQAQALSNQLAFTRDNEREADRVGVQILERSGFDPHAMPVFLERLQKATRVLESGAPVYLRTHPVTYERIADVQNRTYALPYRQVPDSLEFQLVRAKLRAMQKDSQQAVAFFDDLLADRKYANEAAARYGLVESLLRRKNVKRATEELRTLKALGAAHPMLVSLDARTQLAAKNRDAALAIYAQGLADYPTRRSLVYEYAALLIDAGRAADANVILENRMQKDPDDGRLYELQARAYGSLGNAMLKHRSLAEAYLSIGQLPMAIEQLQLALKNSDGDFYNVSSIEARLRELRALSAKQP; encoded by the coding sequence ATGCGCGTCCTACTGACCACTGTTGCCCTCGCCGTTTCCCTGACCTGCGCCCAGGCCAATGAATTGCCTGAACTGGGCGATGCGTCCGCTGCCACGCTGTCTCCGGCTCAGGAACGTGCGATCGGCTACAACGTCATGCGGCAGATCCGTGCGTCCCCCGCCTACCTGGACGATGCGGAAATCAAGGACTACCTGGACGGGCTTGGCTATCGGCTGGTCGCGGTGAGTCCGGATTCCCGTCAGGACTTCTCGTTCTTCGCTCTGCTCGACAACGCAGTGAACGCCTTCGCACTGCCGGGAGGATTCATCGGTGTGCACTCGGCCCTGCTCCTGACTTCCCAGAGCGAATCGGAACTCGCGGCCGTTCTCTCCCACGAAATCGCGCACGTGACCCAGCGGCACATCGCAAGGCTCATCGCGGCACAGCAACGCCAGGGTCTCGCGTCCATGGCGGCGATCGCCGTGGCAATCCTGGCAGCCCGTTCCAATCCCCAGGCCGCGGCAGGCGCGATCGCGGCAGCCCAGGCACAGGCCCTTTCGAACCAGCTCGCCTTCACGCGCGACAACGAGCGGGAGGCCGACCGGGTCGGCGTGCAGATTCTCGAGCGGTCCGGGTTCGACCCCCATGCCATGCCCGTCTTCCTGGAGCGGCTCCAGAAGGCCACCAGGGTGCTCGAGTCCGGCGCCCCGGTCTATCTCAGAACTCACCCGGTCACCTATGAGCGGATTGCGGACGTCCAGAACCGCACTTACGCCTTGCCCTATCGCCAGGTGCCGGACAGCCTCGAGTTCCAATTGGTCCGTGCGAAGCTGCGCGCGATGCAGAAGGATTCGCAGCAGGCTGTCGCGTTCTTCGACGATCTTCTGGCGGACCGCAAGTATGCAAACGAAGCTGCCGCGCGATATGGACTGGTGGAATCGCTCCTGCGGCGGAAGAACGTCAAGCGAGCCACTGAGGAGCTGCGCACGTTGAAGGCACTCGGCGCCGCGCATCCGATGCTTGTCAGCCTCGACGCGCGGACCCAGCTCGCGGCCAAGAATCGCGACGCTGCCCTTGCCATCTATGCCCAGGGACTTGCCGACTACCCCACACGCCGCAGTCTCGTGTACGAGTACGCGGCGCTGCTCATCGATGCAGGCCGGGCGGCAGATGCCAACGTGATTCTGGAGAACCGGATGCAGAAGGATCCGGACGACGGCCGGCTCTACGAGCTGCAGGCCCGTGCGTATGGCTCGCTGGGCAATGCCATGTTGAAACACCGGTCCCTGGCCGAGGCCTATCTTTCCATCGGTCAGCTTCCCATGGCCATAGAGCAACTCCAGCTGGCCCTCAAGAACAGCGACGGCGACTTCTACAACGTGTCCAGCATCGAGGCGCGGCTGCGGGAGCTCCGCGCGCTCTCCGCCAAACAACCCTGA
- the moaC gene encoding cyclic pyranopterin monophosphate synthase MoaC, giving the protein MSDLTHFDSGGRAHMVDVGEKAETHRIARARGRIRMLPSTLERIQAGTSRKGDVLGVARIAAIQGSKRTSELIPLCHPVGLTRVAVDFEIVEAESAVDCIATAECLARTGVEMEALTAVSIGLLTIYDMCKAVDRGMQIGDIRLLEKRGGKSGHWLAPESAGESAAPD; this is encoded by the coding sequence GTGAGCGATCTTACCCACTTCGACAGCGGCGGCCGCGCCCACATGGTGGACGTCGGCGAGAAGGCCGAAACCCATCGCATCGCGCGAGCCCGCGGCCGCATCCGGATGCTGCCTTCCACCCTCGAACGCATCCAGGCCGGCACGTCCCGCAAGGGCGATGTCCTGGGCGTGGCCCGGATCGCCGCCATCCAGGGCTCCAAGCGCACATCCGAACTCATTCCATTGTGCCACCCCGTGGGACTCACCCGGGTCGCCGTCGATTTCGAGATCGTGGAGGCGGAATCCGCCGTGGATTGCATCGCGACCGCCGAGTGTCTGGCGCGCACCGGTGTGGAAATGGAGGCGCTGACCGCAGTGTCCATCGGACTGCTCACCATCTACGACATGTGCAAGGCCGTGGATCGGGGCATGCAGATCGGGGACATCCGCCTCCTCGAGAAGAGAGGCGGCAAGTCCGGGCACTGGCTGGCCCCGGAATCGGCGGGCGAAAGCGCCGCTCCGGACTGA
- the soxX gene encoding sulfur oxidation c-type cytochrome SoxX, whose translation MASSRWVAAFAAGVLLACPDSGRADSVDAGRAIAHDQEKGNCLACHQMPRDPLAVSAATMGPKLQDVRIRYPDPGVLRQRIWDASRFNPSTIMPPYGRHRILTEKEIDLVAQYIHGL comes from the coding sequence ATGGCGTCGAGTCGATGGGTCGCCGCTTTCGCGGCGGGCGTTCTGCTTGCCTGTCCTGACTCTGGCCGGGCAGACAGTGTGGACGCGGGCCGGGCGATCGCCCACGACCAGGAAAAGGGCAACTGTCTGGCGTGTCACCAGATGCCCAGAGACCCGCTCGCGGTGAGCGCCGCCACCATGGGGCCGAAGTTGCAGGATGTCCGTATCCGCTACCCGGACCCAGGCGTGCTGCGTCAGCGGATATGGGATGCCTCACGTTTCAATCCTTCGACGATCATGCCGCCCTACGGCAGACATCGCATCCTCACCGAGAAAGAAATCGATCTGGTCGCCCAATATATCCATGGACTCTGA
- the soxY gene encoding thiosulfate oxidation carrier protein SoxY, which produces MDSETEGRFRLAGRRRALRRLLGNAAWILSATSSLLHPILSLAAGRNVPAFDAKAIDEAVAAAGVADAIESDAIVLRAPDIAENSALVHVEIESRLPETSSIMLFAEKNPQPLVAQFDVLPGMDPFVAIRIKMAESAHLRVVVTAGGKHYFTRRETKVTLGGCAG; this is translated from the coding sequence ATGGACTCTGAAACGGAAGGACGATTTCGGCTTGCCGGGCGCCGCAGGGCGCTCCGGCGGCTGCTGGGAAATGCGGCCTGGATTCTTTCGGCGACATCCTCACTGTTGCATCCGATCCTGTCGCTCGCCGCAGGGAGAAACGTGCCGGCCTTCGACGCGAAGGCGATCGACGAGGCCGTGGCTGCCGCGGGTGTTGCGGACGCCATCGAGTCCGACGCCATCGTCCTGCGTGCGCCGGACATTGCCGAGAACAGCGCGCTCGTTCACGTCGAAATCGAATCCAGGCTGCCCGAAACCTCCAGCATCATGCTGTTCGCGGAAAAGAACCCGCAGCCGCTCGTCGCGCAGTTCGACGTCCTCCCCGGGATGGACCCCTTCGTTGCGATACGCATCAAGATGGCCGAGTCGGCGCATCTCAGGGTGGTCGTGACGGCCGGCGGAAAGCACTACTTCACCCGCCGGGAGACCAAGGTCACCCTCGGCGGGTGCGCGGGCTGA
- the soxZ gene encoding thiosulfate oxidation carrier complex protein SoxZ: MADPIKMRISLAGDVATVKVLMPHPMETGLRKDPNSEAMVPMHFIHHVTAALNDRPVLDAQWSRSVSRNPFLEFRVRGARPGDKVVITWEDNLGGRMSGEAVIK; the protein is encoded by the coding sequence ATGGCCGATCCGATCAAGATGCGCATTTCTCTGGCCGGCGATGTCGCGACCGTCAAGGTTCTCATGCCGCATCCCATGGAGACGGGATTGCGCAAGGACCCGAACTCCGAGGCGATGGTGCCGATGCACTTCATCCACCACGTCACGGCGGCCCTCAACGACCGTCCGGTTCTGGATGCCCAGTGGAGCCGTTCGGTCTCGAGAAATCCGTTTCTCGAGTTCCGCGTCCGTGGTGCCCGGCCGGGCGACAAGGTCGTGATCACGTGGGAGGACAATCTGGGCGGCCGGATGAGCGGGGAAGCGGTGATCAAATGA